CAGCAGTGACAGAAGATGTATCATTAATCGCAGTTCCGGCAAATATACCGAAAGCATTTCCGCTTGTAGTATCAAAACCGAGTGCATTTCCAAGGATTGGAAATAATACAGCAGCGATGACATTAAAAAAGAAGATAACGGAAATCGCCTGTGCAACTTCTGTATCATCGGCGTCAATGACTGGTGCAGTAGCAGCAATTGCAGAACCACCGCAAATGGAAGAACCAACTCCGACTAAAATAGAGGTATTAGAAGGAACGTTTAACACTTTGCGAAGCAGCCATGCGATAAGCAAAGAGGTACTAATTGTGCTGATGATAATCGGAAGGGACTGACGTCCGGTCTGCAAAATAACTCCGAGGTTCATACCAAAACCAAGGAGGACAACAGCGGTCTGTAAAATGATTTTGGAAGTCCATTTGATTCCGGCTTCTGCATTTTTTTTATTTGTCCAGAAACAAGTGATTACCATTCCGGCAAGAATCGCAATGACAGGTCCTCCGATGACAGGAAATATTTTTCCGATAAGCCAGGAAGGAATGGCAATAAAGAAACAAACCAGAATACCGATAAGATTTTTCTTGATAAAATTCATGATAAATTCCTTTCTTTGAAATAGTTTTGTGTTTTGTAATTGCAATCGTTACGATTTACATTATGTGCGACCAGTAACTTGAAATTTACTAAACAATTACAAAGTATAACACTAGAAAACAATAATAAAAAATTATATAATATTATTAAAAGATAAAAATATATTATCTCAGTCGAGAAGACTCCCACCTCTTCAGGTGGTGAGTAATAGAAAATTTGTCTCAGTGGGAGTCCAATCTCCGACTGAGATAAACGCTCCGCGAGGATGCGCAGTGATTCTGATAGGAATATGTCAGCTTCGCTGACCAGAATCACGCGCCAAGTCTCACGGACATTCGACTTGAATGATAAAAAAGGAAAACAGCATGTTAGATTTTAGAATAGAGACATTTTTGATGGTTTCTGAAACCATGAATTTCACAGAGGCAGCCAAGAGGCTTCATATTACACAACCCGCAGTATCACAGCATATTCATTTCCTGGAGAAAGAATATGATACCAAATTATTTTCCTATCATAACAAGCGGCTTAAAATGACAGAAGCAGGAGCGATATTAAAAAAGCGTCTCATGACGATGAAAAATGATCAGCTTGCACTGAAAAATGAAATCAAAGGGCAAGAAAACAAGAAAGAAGTCCTTTCTATTGGAGTTACAATGACAATTGGAGAATATGCGATTGTAGAGCGGTTGGCAGATTTTTTGCTAAAACATCCCGA
This Ruminococcus hominis DNA region includes the following protein-coding sequences:
- a CDS encoding YeiH family protein, coding for MNFIKKNLIGILVCFFIAIPSWLIGKIFPVIGGPVIAILAGMVITCFWTNKKNAEAGIKWTSKIILQTAVVLLGFGMNLGVILQTGRQSLPIIISTISTSLLIAWLLRKVLNVPSNTSILVGVGSSICGGSAIAATAPVIDADDTEVAQAISVIFFFNVIAAVLFPILGNALGFDTTSGNAFGIFAGTAINDTSSVTAAASTWDSMWNLGSETLNTAVTVKLTRTLAIIPITLVLSLIRAKSAAKDGKSTGNFSLKRAFPMFILYFIIAAIITTICMSLGVSADVFAPLKELSKFFIIMAMAAIGLNSNVVKLVKSGGKPILLGASCWVGITVVSLIMQHIMNIW